One segment of Erigeron canadensis isolate Cc75 chromosome 2, C_canadensis_v1, whole genome shotgun sequence DNA contains the following:
- the LOC122588491 gene encoding patatin-like protein 3, with product MTNQSNGTGRVGLRPPNAGNLITVLSIDGGGVRGIIPGVILEYLESELQELDGEDVRLADYFDVISGTSTGGLITVMLTAPDANNRPLYAAKDIVPFYRDNLPKIFPQMGCLPIFDGIIKLLKTLVGPKYDGKYLKNLVTGLLGTTKLDQTVTNVVIPTFDIKNMQPVIFSSYQVPREPSMNVQLSDICVGTSAAPTYLPAHYFVNDDREFNLIDGGIAANNPSLTAIGEVTRQIVKSDTNFSGISPLDFTRFLLISLGTGTQKLKPQYDAKMAAKWGVLGWLVNNGSAPLIDAFNQASGDLVVIHNDVVFEALKSVDNHLRIQVDTLTGNLASVDMSTEENLDGLVKVGEELLDTQVSRVNTDTGLVEPVPAAGTNREALKRFAKQLSDERKLRESNYTGAGVQ from the exons ATGACAAACCAGAGCAACGGAACAGGACGTGTGGGACTCCGTCCTCCAAACGCAGGAAATCTAATAACAGTCCTTAGTATTGATGGCGGAGGTGTACGCGGCATCATTCCTGGTGTCATCCTTGAGTACCTTGAATCCGAACTTCAG GAATTAGATGGTGAGGATGTAAGGCTGGCGGACTACTTTGACGTAATTTCTGGAACAAGCACAGGGGGTCTAATTACAGTCATGCTAACGGCTCCAGACGCTAACAACAGACCTTTGTATGCTGCAAAAGATATCGTTCCATTTTATCGTGACAATCTTCCTAAGATTTTTCCACAAATGGG CTGCTTGCCAATATTTGATGGGATTATCAAGCTGCTTAAGACGTTGGTCGGACCAAAATACGATGGCAAGTATCTTAAAAACCTTGTAACGGGATTACTAGGAACCACAAAGTTGGATCAGACGGTGACTAATGTTGTCATTCCTACGTTTGACATTAAGAATATGCAACCTGTGATCTTTAGTTCATAtcag GTGCCAAGGGAGCCTAGCATGAATGTTCAACTATCAGACATCTGCGTCGGTACATCAGCAGCACCAACATACCTCCCGGCCCATTATTTTGTGAACGATGATCGCGAGTTTAATCTTATTGATGGTGGCATCGCGGCTAATAACCCA TCTTTGACTGCAATAGGGGAAGTGACAAGGCAAATTGTGAAATCGGATACAAATTTTTCTGGAATTTCGCCCCTTGACTTTACAAGATTTCTCCTGATATCGTTAGGGACAGGCACGCAGAAGCTGAAACCACAATATGACGCCAAAATGGCTGCGAAATGGGGAGTGCTCGGGTGGTTAGTCAATAATGGTTCCGCCCCATTGATAGATGCCTTCAATCAAGCTAGTGGGGATCTGGTTGTTATTCATAATGATGTCGTTTTTGAAGCCCTCAAATCTGTTGACAATCATCTTCGTATACAG GTCGATACACTCACCGGCAACTTGGCTTCAGTAGACATGTCAACAGAGGAAAATCTAGACGGCTTAGTGAAAGTCGGAGAAGAGTTACTAGATACCCAGGTTTCCCGAGTGAATACTGACACCGGACTTGTTGAACCTGTCCCGGCTGCTGGTACAAATCGTGAGGCACTAAAACG ATTTGCGAAACAACTCTCAGACGAACGGAAACTCAGAGAGTCGAATTATACCGGTGCAGGAGTTCAATGA